A DNA window from Neochlamydia sp. AcF84 contains the following coding sequences:
- the queD gene encoding 6-carboxytetrahydropterin synthase QueD, translating into MHELEKIFYFEAAHFLSHHDGKCKSMHGHSYSLHVIIRKEFLQKEGPKKNMVIDFQDLTDLVQPMIKKYLDHQCLNETLQSDSTTVEFVCKWIYDYLKPILPELYAITLYETASSKATYWI; encoded by the coding sequence ATGCATGAATTAGAAAAAATTTTTTATTTTGAAGCGGCTCATTTTTTAAGCCATCATGATGGTAAATGCAAAAGTATGCATGGCCACTCCTATAGTCTCCATGTCATTATTCGAAAGGAGTTTTTACAAAAAGAGGGGCCCAAGAAAAATATGGTAATAGATTTTCAGGATCTTACTGATCTTGTCCAGCCTATGATAAAAAAATATTTAGATCATCAGTGCTTGAATGAGACCCTACAGTCAGATTCTACGACTGTAGAATTTGTGTGCAAATGGATTTATGATTATCTTAAGCCTATACTACCCGAGCTGTATGCTATCACCCTTTATGAAACGGCCTCTTCAAAAGCGACTTACTGGATATAA
- a CDS encoding elongation factor P, with translation MVMSNQLTPGMTISINNKLYRVETTVKVMVPKGAPFIKTKIRDLSSNELIEKNFKLNQSIKDVNLAERRLEFLYLEGKDYLFLDIENLNQILIPQHIIGNSINYLKEGVEVKASFFGETIFAVELPQFLELMVAKVEGGENKSILANASKAALLETGAKIEVPPFIEAGDIIKIDTRSYEYIQRV, from the coding sequence ATGGTTATGAGTAACCAGCTAACTCCTGGAATGACAATTTCTATCAATAATAAACTTTATCGCGTGGAAACTACGGTAAAAGTGATGGTACCTAAAGGTGCACCTTTTATAAAAACAAAAATACGCGATTTATCATCTAATGAGCTTATTGAAAAGAATTTTAAATTAAATCAATCAATTAAAGATGTTAATCTTGCAGAACGACGTCTAGAATTTCTTTATTTAGAAGGAAAAGATTATCTTTTTTTAGATATTGAAAACCTTAATCAAATTTTAATTCCTCAACATATTATAGGCAATAGCATCAACTACTTGAAAGAAGGCGTAGAAGTTAAAGCTTCTTTTTTTGGTGAAACTATTTTTGCTGTAGAGCTACCTCAGTTTTTAGAATTGATGGTTGCAAAAGTGGAGGGAGGAGAAAATAAATCTATATTAGCAAATGCTTCTAAGGCTGCTCTATTAGAGACTGGAGCTAAAATTGAAGTTCCACCATTTATCGAAGCAGGTGATATCATAAAAATAGACACGCGTTCATACGAATACATACAGAGGGTATAG
- the accB gene encoding acetyl-CoA carboxylase biotin carboxyl carrier protein: protein MELKQIKELMGAMGRTGTKRVTIKKEGFEIEIERYDGGTMKVPESMFESSEETFNKTDEALRRANISVASLAVPPGQAVEHKEDANTFFVTSPMVGTFYNTPSPEEPPFVKVGSKIDKNSVVCIIEAMKVMNEIKAGATGTVAEVLVENGHPVEFGTKLFRIT from the coding sequence GTGGAGCTAAAGCAGATAAAGGAATTGATGGGGGCGATGGGACGTACGGGAACCAAACGCGTAACTATCAAAAAAGAAGGCTTTGAAATTGAGATTGAAAGATATGATGGGGGAACAATGAAGGTTCCCGAGTCAATGTTTGAGTCGTCAGAAGAAACTTTTAATAAAACAGACGAAGCCTTGCGGCGGGCAAATATTAGTGTGGCTTCTTTGGCAGTACCTCCGGGTCAAGCGGTAGAACATAAGGAAGATGCAAATACATTTTTTGTCACTTCGCCCATGGTAGGAACATTTTATAATACACCTTCTCCTGAAGAACCTCCTTTTGTTAAAGTGGGTAGTAAAATTGATAAAAATAGCGTAGTCTGCATTATAGAAGCTATGAAAGTAATGAATGAAATCAAAGCTGGAGCAACAGGAACGGTGGCGGAAGTGCTAGTAGAAAACGGACATCCTGTAGAATTTGGAACAAAACTCTTTCGAATTACGTAG
- the accC gene encoding acetyl-CoA carboxylase biotin carboxylase subunit, translating to MQKVLIANRGEIAVRIIRACHDLGLQTVAVYSQADAEALHVLHADEAICIGEAPAAKSYLKISNILSACEITGADAIHPGYGFLSENANFASICESCGLNFIGPAPASITLLGDKAKAKATAKKAGCPVIPGSEGVVSDLKEGLEVAKEIGYPIFIKAVSGGGGKGIRIAYSEEEFIRLFPAARAEADASFSNPDVYLEKMIVDPRHIEVQVIGDKYGNYIHLGERDCSIQRRRQKLIEEAPSPLLNSKLRQKIGQAAISVVKEANYHSVATVEFLLDANHRFYFMEVNTRIQVEHTVTEELTGVDLLGEQLSVAMGNKLRYAQEEVNFKGHVIQFRINAENPAANFSPSPGRLEYYLPPGGPHVRVDSACYSGYQIPPNYDSMIAKLIVHGKDRLEAIAIGKRALREFHIGGVDSTIPFHLYMLHDKKFLHSDFHLSYIDGLIAEGCSFSLEE from the coding sequence ATGCAAAAAGTTCTTATTGCTAACCGAGGCGAAATTGCCGTTAGGATTATCCGTGCTTGTCACGATTTAGGCTTACAAACAGTAGCAGTTTATTCGCAAGCAGACGCCGAGGCTCTGCATGTGTTGCATGCCGATGAAGCCATTTGTATCGGCGAAGCTCCTGCTGCTAAATCTTATCTTAAGATCTCCAATATCCTCTCTGCTTGTGAAATAACAGGAGCAGATGCCATACATCCAGGCTATGGTTTTTTAAGCGAAAATGCTAATTTTGCTTCCATTTGCGAAAGTTGCGGCTTAAATTTCATCGGGCCTGCTCCTGCTTCGATTACGTTGTTAGGAGATAAAGCTAAGGCTAAGGCCACGGCAAAAAAGGCGGGCTGTCCTGTTATTCCTGGCTCCGAGGGAGTTGTAAGCGATCTAAAAGAGGGCCTAGAAGTAGCCAAGGAGATTGGCTACCCGATCTTCATTAAAGCTGTATCAGGAGGAGGGGGGAAAGGAATACGCATTGCTTATAGTGAAGAAGAATTCATACGCCTTTTTCCTGCTGCACGTGCTGAGGCAGATGCAAGCTTTAGTAATCCTGATGTCTACCTGGAGAAGATGATCGTTGATCCTCGGCATATTGAAGTCCAAGTTATTGGGGATAAATATGGCAACTACATTCACCTTGGAGAGAGAGATTGTTCTATCCAAAGGCGTCGTCAAAAACTTATTGAAGAGGCCCCTAGCCCACTATTAAATAGCAAACTGAGACAAAAAATTGGCCAAGCAGCGATTAGTGTTGTTAAAGAGGCTAATTATCATTCGGTAGCTACTGTTGAATTTCTATTGGATGCTAATCATCGTTTCTATTTTATGGAAGTAAATACAAGGATTCAGGTAGAACATACGGTGACTGAGGAGCTAACAGGAGTGGATCTTCTTGGAGAGCAACTAAGTGTAGCCATGGGTAATAAACTGAGGTATGCCCAAGAAGAGGTTAACTTTAAGGGGCATGTCATCCAGTTTCGCATCAATGCAGAAAACCCTGCCGCAAATTTTTCACCTTCCCCTGGACGGCTTGAATATTATTTACCTCCTGGTGGTCCCCATGTTCGCGTGGATAGTGCTTGTTATTCAGGCTATCAAATTCCTCCTAATTACGACTCCATGATTGCCAAATTAATTGTCCATGGCAAAGATCGTTTAGAAGCGATAGCTATAGGCAAACGAGCCTTACGAGAGTTTCATATTGGCGGCGTAGACTCAACCATTCCTTTCCATCTCTATATGCTTCATGACAAAAAATTCCTTCATTCCGATTTTCATCTAAGCTACATTGATGGCTTGATTGCAGAAGGGTGCTCTTTTAGCCTAGAAGAGTAA
- a CDS encoding aspartate kinase, with protein MQTLVMKFGGAAVATAEHFSYIADLIISRKKDFQRLVVVVSAMGKTTDHLIALAKQVNPDPPRREYDMLVTVGERISCSLLAMALAAKGCEALSFTGSQSGIITCSRHTEARIIDVRPTRVLPLLDSGKIVIVAGFQGVSRLGEITTLGRGGSDTTAVALGVILKASIVEFFKDVSGVYAEDPKKNPHAIFHSKLTYKQALDVVGKGGKILHPRCIELAYKNYLPLKIRSFKTYGLEENERCTIIFEDSCQPDKHLFEDET; from the coding sequence ATGCAGACACTTGTAATGAAATTTGGGGGGGCAGCAGTAGCTACTGCTGAGCATTTTTCCTATATAGCCGATCTTATCATTTCGCGAAAAAAAGATTTTCAACGTCTTGTAGTCGTAGTAAGTGCGATGGGAAAAACCACCGATCATTTGATTGCATTAGCTAAGCAAGTTAACCCTGACCCTCCTCGCCGAGAATACGACATGCTAGTGACCGTAGGCGAAAGGATAAGCTGTTCTTTGCTTGCAATGGCCTTGGCCGCCAAAGGATGCGAGGCTTTAAGCTTCACAGGTAGCCAATCAGGAATTATTACTTGTTCAAGGCATACGGAAGCAAGAATTATCGATGTGCGGCCTACGCGTGTTTTGCCCTTGCTAGATTCTGGGAAAATCGTTATTGTAGCAGGATTCCAAGGGGTAAGTAGATTAGGAGAGATTACTACTTTAGGACGAGGTGGCTCAGATACTACAGCAGTAGCTTTAGGAGTGATTTTAAAAGCCTCCATCGTAGAGTTCTTTAAAGATGTCTCAGGAGTTTATGCAGAAGATCCTAAAAAAAACCCTCACGCAATTTTTCATTCAAAGCTTACTTATAAGCAAGCTTTAGATGTAGTTGGTAAAGGTGGAAAGATATTACATCCCCGTTGTATAGAATTAGCCTATAAGAATTATTTGCCCTTAAAGATAAGATCTTTTAAGACATATGGTTTGGAAGAGAATGAAAGGTGCACAATAATTTTTGAAGATTCTTGCCAGCCGGATAAGCATTTGTTTGAAGATGAAACTTAA
- the rpe gene encoding ribulose-phosphate 3-epimerase, which yields MTKTNPIKVAASILAGDFGYLADTAKKIEDSGADSLHIDIMDGNFVPNLTMGPQAVAAINRATNMFLDVHLMVYHPFDYIERFVEAGADNITIHFEATEDVDETLEYIRKCNIKAGLAFCPETSASMIPKYLNKCDLILLMTVHPGFGGQEFMPEVLEKISFTRECLTKLDICQGGMTAKKDSPEKLPPFDIQVDGGIAPETAKLCVKAGANILVAGTFLFKSPNMHEGVNSLRGL from the coding sequence ATGACAAAAACAAACCCAATAAAAGTGGCTGCCTCTATTTTAGCAGGTGACTTTGGCTACTTGGCAGATACGGCTAAGAAAATTGAGGACTCGGGGGCAGACTCTTTGCATATCGATATTATGGATGGAAATTTTGTGCCCAATTTAACGATGGGGCCACAAGCTGTTGCTGCTATTAATCGTGCTACGAATATGTTCTTAGATGTCCATTTAATGGTTTATCATCCCTTTGATTATATCGAACGTTTTGTGGAAGCAGGTGCAGACAACATTACTATCCACTTCGAGGCTACCGAAGATGTAGATGAAACTTTGGAATATATTCGTAAGTGCAATATTAAGGCAGGCCTAGCTTTTTGTCCTGAGACGTCGGCCTCTATGATTCCTAAATATTTGAATAAGTGTGACCTTATCTTGCTTATGACTGTTCATCCAGGTTTTGGGGGGCAAGAATTTATGCCTGAAGTTCTAGAAAAAATAAGCTTTACGCGTGAATGCTTGACTAAACTTGATATTTGCCAAGGGGGGATGACTGCTAAGAAAGATTCTCCTGAAAAGCTACCTCCTTTCGATATTCAAGTCGATGGAGGAATTGCTCCAGAAACTGCTAAGTTATGCGTAAAAGCAGGAGCTAACATCTTAGTGGCAGGAACATTTTTATTTAAGAGCCCTAATATGCATGAGGGAGTAAATAGCTTACGCGGCCTTTGA